Proteins from a genomic interval of Desulfofustis limnaeus:
- a CDS encoding DNA polymerase III subunit alpha, with amino-acid sequence MIPLRVRSHYSLLAGTASPAALCRQARQYGYRRLALTDRDNLYGLWPFLSACRQEGVMPIVAAELSCGLQRPGRVVALACNDDGYANLCRLITRAKNPAGADDGPDPECFSGLLVLTDDDGLLEFFHGAGVRVAADLGNRPTAAGSRLRALARRLGVPAAATPDASLGEAGEQDLFRVLQAIGAGVMLNQLPQRGAKAGGAAPLERVEEYQRRFAVWPEALRATEEIAEQCHFTGPRFGIVMPPWNDVDGRSAAIVLREQAYHGAVFRYGEDLSETVVERLEHELHVICQMDFASYFLVVRDIVRPPGTGAEAGHRICGRGSGAASLVAYCLGITNVCPIRHNLYFERFLNQGRRDPPDIDVDFAWDERDAVLARVFDTFGARAAMVCNHVCFQPRMAIRETARVMGLANDEISRLTKRLPWFYHSHQDDLQEQLAELPSLRDQDFSGPWAEIISLANRLIGMPRYLSVHPGGVVITPAPVSRYVPVERAAKGVPLIQWEKDGAERAGLVKIDLLGNRSLGVIRDALANLAANGIPLDERSWQPEDDRATRAAVGRGETLGCFYIESPAMRLLQRKAGSGDFEQLVIQSSIIRPAANEFVREYVRRLHGGGWQPLHPALEEVLEETYGLMVYQEDVSRVAVALAGFSHAEADALRKVLSKKDRATRLADYRQAFLQGCRQRGVGQQDSERMWAMMMSFDGYSFCKPHSASYARVSFQAAYLKTHAPAEFMAAVLSNQGGYYSTFAYVSEAKRMGLVIERPDVAVSEYRWYGRGKRIRVGLQAVRSLSQETAERLLAARRRASFHDLRDFLQRARPAEDELRSLIDAGALDGLDPAGNRSSLHWQAAALVRQRVGAPHGSLYAAPSAAFPALPRPDQLQWLRREYHALGFLCCHHPLSLRKYREPGLVKINSLASRVGQIVQLAGWLLTGKLVSTKRGETMEFLTFEDETGMVETTFFPQTYRRYAHLLTGNRPYRLSGLVESDYGAVTVTVDRIVPLIG; translated from the coding sequence ATGATCCCGCTGCGGGTCCGTTCCCATTATTCGCTGCTGGCCGGTACGGCGTCTCCGGCAGCCTTGTGCCGTCAGGCCAGGCAGTACGGCTACCGTCGTCTGGCCTTGACCGACCGGGACAACCTCTACGGCCTCTGGCCTTTTCTCTCTGCTTGTCGGCAGGAAGGGGTGATGCCGATCGTTGCTGCCGAGCTATCGTGCGGATTACAACGGCCGGGCCGGGTCGTTGCCTTGGCGTGCAACGATGACGGCTACGCCAATCTCTGTCGTCTGATCACCCGGGCTAAAAACCCGGCCGGGGCGGACGACGGGCCGGATCCGGAATGTTTTTCCGGTCTGCTGGTGCTGACCGATGATGACGGTCTGCTGGAGTTTTTTCATGGCGCCGGGGTCCGGGTGGCCGCCGATCTCGGCAACCGGCCGACTGCTGCCGGCAGCCGGCTGCGCGCCTTGGCCCGCAGGCTTGGCGTACCGGCGGCGGCGACACCCGATGCCAGTCTCGGTGAAGCGGGAGAACAGGACTTGTTCCGGGTCTTGCAAGCCATCGGCGCCGGTGTCATGCTGAATCAGTTACCGCAGCGTGGCGCAAAAGCGGGAGGAGCTGCCCCGCTGGAGCGGGTCGAAGAGTATCAGCGCCGCTTCGCCGTGTGGCCGGAGGCGTTGCGGGCGACCGAAGAAATCGCCGAACAGTGTCACTTCACCGGGCCCCGGTTCGGCATCGTCATGCCGCCCTGGAACGATGTCGACGGACGCTCCGCTGCCATCGTCCTGCGCGAACAGGCCTATCACGGGGCCGTGTTTCGTTATGGTGAAGACCTGAGCGAGACGGTGGTCGAACGGCTCGAGCATGAGCTGCACGTCATTTGCCAGATGGACTTTGCTTCCTATTTTCTGGTGGTGCGCGATATCGTCCGGCCCCCCGGTACCGGCGCCGAGGCTGGCCACCGGATCTGCGGTCGTGGTTCCGGGGCCGCTTCCCTGGTCGCTTATTGCCTCGGCATCACCAATGTCTGCCCGATCCGTCACAACCTCTACTTCGAGCGATTTCTCAACCAGGGGCGCCGTGATCCACCGGATATCGACGTCGATTTTGCCTGGGACGAGCGGGATGCGGTGCTGGCCCGGGTGTTCGACACCTTCGGTGCACGGGCGGCGATGGTTTGTAACCACGTATGTTTTCAACCGCGAATGGCCATCCGCGAAACGGCCCGGGTCATGGGCCTGGCGAACGATGAGATTTCCCGGCTGACCAAACGGTTGCCCTGGTTCTACCACAGCCACCAGGACGATCTGCAGGAACAGCTGGCCGAACTGCCGTCGCTTCGGGACCAGGACTTTTCCGGACCGTGGGCAGAAATTATCAGCCTGGCCAACCGATTGATCGGGATGCCGCGCTATCTGTCGGTTCATCCAGGCGGGGTTGTCATCACCCCGGCTCCGGTGTCCAGGTATGTGCCGGTGGAGCGGGCAGCCAAGGGGGTACCGCTGATCCAGTGGGAGAAAGACGGAGCCGAACGGGCCGGGCTGGTGAAAATCGATCTGCTCGGCAACCGCAGCCTCGGCGTTATCCGCGATGCCTTGGCAAACCTGGCGGCCAACGGGATACCGCTGGATGAACGGAGCTGGCAGCCCGAAGACGATCGGGCGACCCGGGCGGCGGTCGGCCGCGGTGAGACCCTGGGCTGTTTTTATATCGAGAGCCCGGCCATGCGGTTGTTGCAACGAAAAGCGGGCAGCGGCGATTTCGAGCAATTGGTCATCCAGTCGTCGATCATCCGGCCGGCCGCCAACGAATTTGTTCGCGAGTACGTGCGGCGGCTGCACGGCGGCGGCTGGCAGCCGCTGCACCCAGCCCTGGAAGAGGTGTTGGAAGAGACGTATGGCTTGATGGTCTACCAGGAAGATGTCTCCCGGGTGGCGGTGGCCCTGGCGGGTTTTTCCCATGCCGAGGCCGACGCTCTGCGTAAGGTATTGTCGAAAAAGGACCGCGCCACCCGGTTGGCTGATTACCGGCAGGCGTTTTTACAGGGATGCCGGCAGCGGGGAGTAGGGCAACAGGACAGCGAGCGAATGTGGGCGATGATGATGAGCTTTGACGGCTATTCGTTCTGCAAACCGCACTCCGCTTCCTATGCCCGGGTCTCCTTTCAGGCCGCCTATCTGAAGACACATGCTCCGGCGGAGTTCATGGCTGCCGTGTTGTCCAACCAGGGCGGCTACTATTCGACGTTTGCCTACGTGTCCGAGGCGAAGCGGATGGGATTGGTCATTGAGCGACCCGATGTGGCCGTCAGCGAATACCGATGGTACGGCCGCGGTAAACGGATCAGAGTCGGGTTGCAGGCGGTTCGCAGCCTGTCGCAGGAAACAGCCGAGCGGCTCCTTGCCGCCCGGCGCCGGGCCTCGTTTCATGATCTGCGTGACTTTCTGCAGCGGGCGCGACCGGCGGAAGATGAACTGCGCTCGTTGATCGACGCCGGGGCTCTGGACGGTCTTGATCCGGCCGGCAATCGCAGCAGCCTCCACTGGCAGGCGGCGGCGCTGGTTAGGCAGCGGGTGGGCGCTCCCCACGGTTCTTTGTATGCAGCGCCATCCGCTGCCTTCCCCGCTCTGCCGCGGCCGGACCAGTTGCAATGGTTGCGGCGTGAGTATCACGCCTTGGGGTTCCTCTGTTGTCATCATCCGCTCAGCTTGAGAAAGTACCGTGAGCCGGGGCTGGTCAAAATCAATTCTCTGGCCTCCCGGGTCGGGCAGATCGTGCAGTTGGCCGGCTGGCTGCTTACCGGAAAACTGGTCTCCACCAAGCGTGGGGAGACCATGGAGTTTCTCACTTTCGAGGATGAAACAGGTATGGTCGAGACCACGTTCTTCCCGCAAACGTATCGGCGCTACGCACATCTGTTGACCGGTAACCGGCCGTATCGACTGAGCGGCCTGGTCGAATCCGATTATGGGGCCGTTACCGTGACCGTAGATCGGATTGTACCGCTGATCGGCTGA
- a CDS encoding AMP-binding protein, with translation MTTGPDVRMTLNYIIDSSREKYGDLPAVGMALEEPITYEELHDRICALAVRLQADGLKKGDRVALLAENSHHWGTAYLAVVRLGAVGVPILPDLPEADVHHILTEMKAAIVFTTQRQIDKLYDLRGNMIRKLITLDDYRGSADLLPVEPFGAYCESALADYREAKVTGELPVFPDVDENDVASILYTSGTSGFSKAVMLSHKNLTSNAYAASTLMDVKPGSVFLSILPISHTYEFTTGFTLPLLMGCRIAYAGKTPTPAILQNLCAHEKPYIIFAVPLVLEKIYKKRVLPKIEKSRVLSVAYRFGPVRRRINKKIGRTLLQFFGGNLAMMGVGGASLNPEVEAFLVEARFPYLVGYGMTEAAPLIAGGPFGDKTIVVGSTGKPIPGVEVKIEEPDPETGIGEIYARGPNVMLGYYNDEDATREVLSPDGWLATGDLGSMDEQGNLSIKGRCKNVVVLASGENIYPEVIEHKLNAVHWVVESLVVEDDNKLVAWIYPDYESIDEMTTGQTRSQRREFLENLMETMRKEVNAQLPLTSKLAEVLERREPFIKTATHKIKRYLYDKNAKIS, from the coding sequence ATGACCACCGGGCCTGACGTGCGGATGACCCTGAACTACATCATTGATTCAAGCAGGGAAAAATATGGTGATCTGCCGGCCGTCGGCATGGCGCTGGAGGAGCCGATCACCTATGAGGAATTACATGATCGGATCTGCGCGCTGGCCGTACGGCTTCAGGCTGATGGATTAAAAAAGGGGGATCGGGTCGCGCTGCTGGCGGAAAACTCGCACCACTGGGGCACTGCCTATCTTGCCGTCGTCCGGCTCGGAGCGGTGGGGGTGCCGATTCTGCCCGACCTGCCAGAAGCGGATGTGCACCACATCCTGACGGAGATGAAGGCGGCTATCGTCTTCACCACCCAGCGCCAGATAGACAAGTTGTATGACCTGCGCGGTAATATGATTCGCAAACTGATCACGCTCGACGATTATCGCGGCAGTGCGGACCTATTGCCGGTGGAACCGTTCGGGGCCTATTGTGAATCGGCATTGGCCGATTACCGGGAAGCGAAAGTAACCGGTGAGCTGCCGGTCTTTCCGGATGTGGATGAGAACGATGTGGCTTCGATCCTGTACACCTCGGGAACCTCGGGCTTTTCCAAGGCGGTGATGTTAAGTCACAAAAATCTTACATCCAACGCCTACGCCGCATCCACGCTCATGGATGTCAAGCCCGGCAGCGTTTTCCTATCGATTCTACCCATATCCCATACCTACGAGTTCACCACCGGATTCACTCTGCCGCTGCTCATGGGGTGTCGCATTGCCTATGCCGGAAAAACGCCGACCCCGGCAATCTTGCAGAATCTCTGTGCCCATGAGAAACCGTACATCATTTTCGCGGTCCCTCTGGTCCTGGAAAAGATTTATAAAAAGCGGGTGTTGCCGAAGATAGAGAAAAGCCGCGTACTCAGTGTGGCCTATCGCTTTGGCCCGGTGCGGCGGCGGATCAACAAGAAGATCGGACGCACGCTGCTGCAATTTTTCGGCGGCAATCTTGCCATGATGGGAGTGGGCGGAGCATCGTTGAACCCGGAGGTGGAAGCGTTTCTGGTCGAGGCGCGGTTTCCCTACCTGGTCGGTTACGGTATGACGGAAGCCGCACCGCTTATCGCCGGTGGGCCTTTCGGAGATAAGACAATCGTGGTGGGATCAACCGGTAAGCCAATCCCCGGGGTGGAAGTGAAAATCGAGGAACCCGATCCCGAGACCGGGATTGGAGAAATTTATGCCCGCGGTCCCAATGTGATGCTCGGCTATTACAACGACGAGGACGCCACCCGGGAGGTTCTCTCGCCCGATGGGTGGCTTGCCACCGGCGATTTGGGAAGTATGGATGAGCAGGGTAATCTCTCCATCAAGGGCCGGTGCAAGAACGTCGTGGTGTTGGCCAGTGGAGAGAATATCTATCCGGAGGTAATCGAGCATAAGTTGAACGCCGTTCACTGGGTGGTCGAATCGCTGGTGGTGGAAGACGACAACAAGCTCGTTGCCTGGATCTATCCCGATTACGAGAGTATTGATGAAATGACGACTGGTCAGACGAGATCCCAGCGGCGTGAGTTTCTGGAGAACCTCATGGAAACCATGCGCAAGGAGGTGAATGCACAGTTGCCGCTGACCTCCAAACTGGCCGAAGTGCTCGAGCGTCGGGAGCCGTTCATCAAGACGGCAACCCACAAGATCAAGCGATATCTCTACGACAAAAACGCCAAGATTTCGTAA
- a CDS encoding aminotransferase class I/II-fold pyridoxal phosphate-dependent enzyme, translating to MKQTFQVRYAERMKQLPPYLFGMINKMKMEKRWQGADVIDLGMGNPIDPTPGAVTEKLCEVAIDPKTHRYPVAGGMKNLKREIALYYERNYGVPLSGGNDVICTIGSKEGISHLCLALLGPGDTVIVPAPAFPIHVYAAVIAGANVLRIPLTSEDAFLAQLSSMCKSLYPGPKLVMLNFPHNPTGRLASKELFAEVVKYAKQYNFMVINDFAYAKITFDGYVAPSFLEVPGAKDVGVEFSSFSKSYNMAGWRLGYCVGNEQIIEGLSRIKGYYDYGIFSAIQVAGIVAMRDCDDDIVEQAQAYQKRRDVLCDGLVRMGWEVEVPKAGMFVWVQIPEPYRRLGSVRFAVEMMSRANVAVAPGAGFGEEGDGYLRLALVENENRIRQALKQIRQSLRDIDHEIETGQFHFDEPITAA from the coding sequence ATGAAACAGACGTTCCAGGTTCGCTATGCCGAACGGATGAAACAACTGCCGCCATACCTGTTCGGCATGATAAACAAGATGAAGATGGAGAAGCGTTGGCAGGGAGCTGATGTCATCGATCTGGGTATGGGAAATCCCATCGATCCCACTCCCGGGGCGGTCACCGAGAAGCTCTGTGAAGTCGCCATCGACCCGAAGACGCACCGCTATCCGGTGGCCGGCGGCATGAAGAACCTGAAGCGCGAGATCGCGTTGTACTATGAACGGAATTACGGGGTACCGTTGTCCGGGGGAAACGATGTCATCTGCACCATCGGTTCCAAGGAAGGCATTTCCCACCTGTGCCTGGCCCTGCTCGGTCCGGGAGATACGGTTATCGTGCCGGCCCCGGCCTTTCCCATCCACGTTTATGCGGCGGTGATCGCCGGCGCCAATGTACTGCGCATCCCGCTGACCTCTGAAGATGCGTTTCTGGCCCAATTGAGCAGCATGTGCAAATCGCTCTACCCCGGCCCGAAACTGGTCATGCTCAATTTTCCGCACAATCCGACCGGCCGCCTGGCGTCCAAGGAGCTGTTCGCCGAGGTGGTGAAATACGCCAAGCAATACAATTTCATGGTGATCAACGACTTTGCCTATGCCAAGATCACCTTCGACGGCTATGTGGCCCCGAGTTTTCTCGAGGTTCCCGGAGCCAAGGACGTGGGGGTGGAGTTCAGTTCTTTCTCCAAGTCTTACAACATGGCTGGCTGGCGCCTCGGTTATTGTGTCGGCAACGAGCAGATCATAGAGGGCCTGTCCCGTATCAAAGGTTATTACGATTACGGGATCTTTTCCGCCATCCAGGTGGCAGGGATTGTCGCCATGCGCGATTGTGACGATGATATCGTCGAACAGGCCCAGGCCTATCAGAAGCGCCGGGATGTTCTGTGCGACGGGTTGGTGCGGATGGGCTGGGAGGTTGAAGTACCGAAGGCCGGGATGTTCGTCTGGGTGCAGATACCCGAGCCGTACCGGCGCCTGGGATCGGTCCGGTTTGCCGTGGAAATGATGAGCCGGGCCAATGTAGCCGTGGCGCCGGGTGCCGGTTTCGGCGAGGAGGGCGACGGCTATCTCCGCCTTGCCCTGGTGGAAAACGAGAACCGGATTCGTCAGGCGCTCAAGCAAATCCGCCAGAGTCTCAGAGATATCGATCACGAGATCGAAACGGGTCAGTTTCATTTCGACGAGCCGATAACAGCAGCTTGA
- the lexA gene encoding transcriptional repressor LexA: MDLTEKQQEFFDYLKQRLRRDGKVPSLRRAAGDLGISHTAVAQLLAQLEKRGAVRRAGRYSRTIRLLSGRGANPPISPIAREVPIIGRITAGLPMYAQQEWDGSVVVDSGLFGGDHLFALRVSGDSMRDAGILDGDLAICEPRQYAEQGEIVAALINHEEATVKRFYRRADGIELHPENHDYPVLRYGFAEVLVQGKVVGVVRSDHPSFSRTGRSGEKKR, translated from the coding sequence ATGGATTTGACGGAAAAGCAACAGGAATTCTTTGATTATCTGAAGCAACGGCTCCGGCGGGACGGGAAGGTGCCCAGCCTTCGACGGGCCGCCGGTGATCTCGGGATCAGCCATACGGCGGTGGCGCAACTCCTGGCCCAATTGGAAAAGCGGGGAGCGGTTCGTCGAGCAGGCCGATACAGTCGGACGATTCGGCTGTTGTCCGGTCGCGGGGCGAACCCTCCGATCTCGCCGATCGCTCGGGAAGTGCCGATCATCGGCCGGATTACCGCTGGCTTGCCGATGTATGCTCAGCAGGAATGGGATGGCAGCGTGGTGGTCGACAGCGGCCTGTTCGGCGGCGACCATCTGTTTGCCTTGCGCGTCAGCGGTGATTCGATGCGTGATGCCGGCATTCTCGACGGTGATCTGGCGATTTGTGAACCGCGGCAGTATGCCGAGCAAGGGGAGATCGTTGCGGCGTTGATCAATCACGAGGAAGCGACGGTGAAGCGTTTTTATCGGCGTGCCGACGGCATCGAATTGCACCCGGAAAACCATGATTATCCGGTCCTGCGCTATGGCTTTGCCGAGGTGTTGGTTCAGGGAAAGGTGGTGGGGGTGGTCCGGTCCGACCATCCTTCTTTCTCCCGAACCGGCCGGTCCGGGGAGAAGAAACGGTGA
- a CDS encoding OmpP1/FadL family transporter, translated as MKKTISLVALASVFAVGTAYASGYRIPEQSADSVAKAGAHIASAQGADASYYNPANMSWAADGWLSEVDLTYIHLTEIDYTDARSPLMNGTSETENFLLPTLFLVSPDYNDFRFGFSVTAPYGLAKRWNDTFPATYARKFSLQVFDVNPSVSYAVNDYLSVAGGVRMLMAKAVARNGGRTATGIGFSRDLEGDWEIDWGYNLAVAVQPNDALNLSVTYRSNVDLGLTGDATLFTNYPSPYVFESGGNVELPAPAVLTVAAAYTWEQMTVELAWDRTFWSEYEELDIQYSRPLMHPVLAQIFGPAVPKDWDDTSAYRISVSYDFNESFTGMAGFAFDENPVPDESINFELPDSDAYLFSIGGRYKLNEQMEMALGLLYDYKESRKVRNATLAGEFEGASAILVSAGFSYKF; from the coding sequence ATGAAAAAGACGATTTCTTTGGTGGCCTTGGCCTCGGTGTTTGCGGTGGGGACGGCGTACGCATCGGGCTATCGGATTCCGGAACAGTCGGCCGATTCGGTGGCCAAGGCGGGCGCCCATATCGCCTCGGCGCAGGGCGCGGATGCGAGCTATTACAACCCGGCGAACATGAGCTGGGCGGCGGACGGCTGGCTGTCCGAGGTCGACCTGACCTACATCCACCTGACCGAGATCGACTACACCGATGCCCGGTCACCGCTGATGAACGGCACCTCGGAGACGGAGAATTTCCTGTTGCCCACGCTGTTCCTGGTTTCCCCGGACTACAACGATTTTCGCTTCGGCTTTTCGGTGACGGCCCCGTATGGACTGGCCAAACGGTGGAACGACACCTTTCCGGCCACCTATGCGCGCAAGTTTTCGCTGCAGGTGTTCGATGTGAACCCGTCGGTCTCTTACGCGGTCAACGATTATCTGTCGGTGGCCGGCGGCGTGCGGATGCTGATGGCCAAGGCGGTGGCGCGCAACGGCGGGCGGACGGCAACGGGAATCGGCTTCAGCCGGGATCTGGAAGGTGACTGGGAGATCGACTGGGGGTACAACCTGGCGGTGGCGGTGCAGCCGAACGACGCCTTGAACCTGTCGGTGACCTACCGGTCCAACGTGGACCTGGGGCTGACCGGGGACGCGACGCTGTTCACCAACTACCCGTCACCGTACGTGTTCGAGTCGGGCGGCAACGTGGAACTGCCGGCCCCGGCGGTGTTGACGGTGGCGGCGGCCTACACCTGGGAGCAGATGACGGTGGAGCTGGCCTGGGACCGGACCTTCTGGTCGGAGTACGAAGAGTTGGACATCCAGTATTCGCGGCCGTTGATGCACCCGGTGCTGGCCCAGATTTTCGGGCCGGCGGTGCCAAAGGACTGGGACGACACGAGCGCCTATCGGATCAGCGTGTCCTATGATTTCAACGAATCGTTCACCGGTATGGCGGGCTTTGCCTTTGATGAGAATCCGGTGCCGGATGAATCGATCAACTTCGAGTTACCCGATTCGGACGCGTACCTGTTCTCCATCGGCGGCCGGTACAAGCTGAACGAGCAGATGGAGATGGCGCTGGGCCTGCTGTACGACTACAAGGAGTCGCGCAAGGTGCGCAACGCCACACTGGCGGGTGAGTTCGAGGGCGCCTCGGCGATCCTCGTTTCCGCCGGCTTCAGCTATAAGTTCTAA
- a CDS encoding DUF72 domain-containing protein, with protein MKAAPPGPGVAVVPRGARTGDGTLMVGTCGYSYLEWIDGGFYPQGSRSADMLGLYGRCFSVVELNYTWYQMARADALARMVKTAPEHLRFAAKLTRSITHEREENWREQVRLYRRGVAPLRQRLLAVLLQFPPDFGRSLDNRRFLAELLDELQGLPVAVEFRHVSWAVDPVFAELERRGVTLVTVDTPALPELFPMLDVVTNPRLFYVRFHGRNLSGWRSGTMQKKFDYDYRESELRQWCETRLSSLFRGGERGLLFFNNHVRAQAPRNGARLLDILATTGGREAHEPGTLCSAS; from the coding sequence GTGAAAGCGGCGCCGCCGGGGCCCGGTGTGGCAGTGGTTCCGAGGGGTGCGCGAACGGGCGACGGCACCTTGATGGTTGGTACCTGCGGGTATTCTTATCTGGAATGGATCGATGGCGGTTTTTATCCGCAGGGCAGCCGTTCGGCCGATATGCTCGGCCTGTATGGCCGTTGCTTCTCCGTGGTCGAGTTGAACTACACCTGGTATCAGATGGCCCGGGCCGATGCCTTGGCCAGGATGGTGAAAACAGCTCCGGAGCACCTGCGGTTTGCCGCCAAGCTGACCCGCAGCATCACTCATGAACGTGAGGAGAACTGGCGCGAACAGGTGCGCTTGTATCGTCGCGGCGTGGCGCCGTTACGGCAGCGGTTGCTCGCGGTATTGCTGCAATTCCCGCCCGATTTCGGGCGCAGCCTCGATAACCGCCGATTTCTTGCCGAATTGCTCGATGAGTTGCAGGGGCTGCCGGTTGCCGTGGAGTTCCGGCATGTTTCCTGGGCCGTCGACCCGGTCTTTGCCGAACTCGAACGACGCGGCGTCACCTTGGTGACGGTTGATACCCCGGCCCTGCCGGAGCTTTTCCCGATGCTTGACGTGGTGACCAATCCCCGATTGTTTTACGTGCGGTTTCATGGACGCAATTTGAGCGGGTGGCGAAGCGGTACGATGCAGAAAAAGTTCGATTACGATTACCGCGAGAGCGAGTTGCGACAGTGGTGCGAAACACGGTTGTCCTCGCTGTTCCGGGGCGGCGAGCGCGGTCTGCTGTTTTTCAACAATCATGTGCGGGCCCAGGCACCGCGCAATGGCGCCCGGCTTCTGGATATCCTGGCAACAACAGGAGGGAGAGAGGCACATGAACCGGGAACGCTTTGTTCTGCATCTTAA
- a CDS encoding site-2 protease family protein: protein MNLIDHLFIQLPPLLFALTLHEYAHGYIAFRLGDPTAQQAGRLSLNPLRHLDPLGTIAFFFIKIGWAKPVPVNPAYFRNPQQDMLWVALAGPLTNLLLAIVSAVLLRFVLFGSTLVPDSGLLHSVLVPFSWMLATSVWINLVLCVFNCLPIPPLDGGRIMTGLLPPHLARSFSALERYGFIIILLLAFSGLLAKLILPVISFANNLLLV, encoded by the coding sequence ATGAATCTTATCGACCACCTGTTCATTCAACTGCCACCGCTGCTCTTTGCCTTGACACTGCACGAGTACGCGCACGGCTATATCGCCTTTCGTCTTGGTGACCCAACTGCCCAGCAGGCCGGAAGACTGTCATTGAACCCTCTGCGGCACCTGGATCCACTCGGGACCATCGCCTTTTTCTTCATCAAAATCGGCTGGGCGAAACCGGTGCCGGTGAACCCCGCCTATTTCCGCAATCCCCAGCAAGACATGCTCTGGGTGGCTCTGGCCGGCCCGCTCACCAATCTGCTACTGGCAATTGTCAGCGCCGTTCTCCTGCGCTTCGTCCTGTTCGGCAGCACGCTGGTGCCGGATAGTGGTTTACTGCACTCGGTACTCGTACCGTTTTCCTGGATGCTCGCCACCAGTGTCTGGATCAACCTGGTGCTCTGCGTCTTTAATTGTTTACCGATTCCACCGCTGGACGGCGGCCGGATCATGACCGGACTATTGCCTCCGCATCTGGCCCGCAGTTTCTCCGCACTGGAGCGCTACGGTTTCATCATCATCCTGCTTTTGGCCTTTTCGGGACTCTTGGCCAAGCTGATCCTGCCGGTCATCAGCTTTGCCAACAATCTGCTGCTCGTCTGA
- a CDS encoding DNA polymerase Y family protein, whose amino-acid sequence MNRERFVLHLNVADFAVAVERIVDRTLSRSPVIVAPMGATRTVVYDMSEEAYDDGVRKGMPLRQAQRLSRRAKIVSPRPELYDRAMKALVAEAKPYSPLLEHGSGDGHLYLDLTGTHRLLGAPADVGWRLRRQMRDKLGIEPIWSLAGNKLVAKVASRLVKPAGEYIVGSGEEAAFLAPLPVPLLPGLTPAEQRLLQECNIRRIGQLAALSITQLQSVFGGGGDRLFRLSRGLDEAPVRQEDQRPPTIELEQVFADDVADRAWLAGVVSGLAVRLGMQLRTAGLAVRRLVVQLWYTDGAQTVRHVSVKTAVADDFALRRLALQALDRAWGRRIRVRRCRLCGECLQRSAAQLRLFADPSGAEEKRERLVQALDTVRHRFGRDIIRFGNQPRSA is encoded by the coding sequence ATGAACCGGGAACGCTTTGTTCTGCATCTTAACGTCGCCGACTTTGCCGTCGCCGTTGAACGTATCGTCGATCGAACGCTGTCCCGGTCTCCGGTGATCGTGGCGCCGATGGGAGCGACCCGGACGGTCGTCTACGACATGAGTGAAGAGGCGTATGACGATGGGGTGCGCAAAGGCATGCCGTTGCGCCAGGCGCAACGGCTGAGCCGCCGGGCAAAGATCGTGTCGCCGCGGCCGGAGCTGTATGACCGGGCGATGAAGGCCCTGGTTGCCGAGGCCAAGCCGTATAGTCCGCTGCTGGAACATGGTTCCGGGGATGGGCATCTCTATCTCGATCTCACCGGTACGCACCGCTTACTCGGGGCGCCAGCCGACGTGGGCTGGCGGCTGCGGCGGCAGATGCGCGACAAACTCGGTATCGAACCGATCTGGAGTCTGGCCGGAAACAAGCTGGTGGCGAAAGTCGCCTCCCGCCTGGTGAAGCCGGCCGGAGAATACATCGTCGGTTCCGGTGAGGAGGCGGCCTTTTTGGCCCCGTTGCCGGTACCGTTGCTGCCGGGATTGACACCGGCGGAACAGCGCCTGCTGCAGGAATGCAACATCCGGCGAATCGGGCAGCTTGCGGCCTTGAGCATAACCCAGCTTCAATCGGTTTTCGGCGGCGGCGGCGACCGGCTGTTCCGGCTGAGCCGCGGCCTCGACGAGGCACCGGTGCGTCAGGAGGATCAGCGGCCGCCGACGATCGAGTTGGAACAGGTTTTTGCCGACGATGTGGCTGATCGTGCCTGGCTGGCTGGTGTCGTTTCCGGTCTGGCCGTCCGGCTCGGCATGCAGTTGCGAACGGCCGGGCTGGCCGTCCGGCGCCTGGTGGTACAGCTCTGGTATACGGACGGGGCACAAACCGTCAGGCACGTCTCGGTGAAAACGGCAGTGGCCGATGATTTTGCCCTGCGGCGGTTAGCCCTGCAGGCTTTGGACCGGGCCTGGGGACGCCGGATCAGGGTCCGCCGCTGCCGGTTGTGCGGCGAGTGTCTACAGCGCTCCGCTGCGCAATTGCGGCTCTTTGCCGATCCTTCCGGCGCCGAGGAAAAAAGGGAGCGGTTGGTGCAGGCACTGGATACGGTTCGCCACCGTTTCGGCCGTGATATCATCCGCTTCGGTAATCAGCCGCGGTCGGCCTGA